A window from Candidatus Eisenbacteria bacterium encodes these proteins:
- a CDS encoding protein kinase, producing MSSPGASESLVGRTIGHYAVTGRLGEGGMGAVYTARDDRLHRDVAIKVIAPGAGSDPALAKRLLREARAASALNHPNIVTIHEIAQADGLDYIVMERVEGRSLAEMIPPGGLPIDQAIDLGIQIAGAIAMAHETQIVHRDLKPENVMVTPTGRVKVLDFGLARFHAPSVADETARTVAMPTQLTGTRAILGSVGYMSPEQIEGRPVQAPSDVFSLGILLYVMLTGSRPFTGDSDWAVLAATVQATPQPVQSLRPEVPAGLARIVARCLERRPEDRYLSAVALAEDLRALAHGRRRGATPRFTRAALFTGLVLAAIAITVTVWLLVRESRVRWARGTAIAELKQRTAKGDVVGAMVIARRAMAIAPQDDQLRDAWRHLVVRLDLESQPSGAEVAIHSYIGGDGWLPIGRTPLQQAFVPFGLLRWRFVRPGYDTLVIGRGGRGVLEAALVQSGTAPAGMVLVPSGPVEVESTSESVELPAFWLDRHEVTNRQYKAFVDAGGYRRREFWKEPFVRDGRTLSWEEAVSTFRDATGRPGPGTWEFGAYPTGHDDHPVTGVSWHEAAAYAAFAGRQLPTVYHWYRASGSQDVFSEIITQSNFNAKNPVPAGSMAGLGPFGTYDMAGNVKEWCWNAADSRRYILGGAWNELPYAFHDQDARSPLEREATFGFRCMLQREPLAARLTQPLHAFERDPASLVPVGDELFQAYRRLYDYDPTPLDARVESGIEQNPAWREELVTVNAAYGGERLP from the coding sequence ATGAGTTCCCCCGGCGCGAGCGAATCCCTCGTCGGACGCACGATTGGGCACTACGCGGTCACCGGCCGTCTCGGCGAAGGCGGCATGGGGGCGGTCTACACGGCGCGCGATGACCGCCTCCATCGCGATGTCGCCATCAAGGTCATCGCGCCCGGGGCAGGGAGCGATCCTGCACTCGCGAAGCGGCTGCTGCGCGAGGCGCGCGCCGCGTCCGCTCTCAATCATCCGAACATCGTCACCATTCACGAGATCGCCCAAGCCGACGGCCTGGACTACATCGTGATGGAGCGTGTCGAGGGCCGTTCGCTCGCGGAGATGATCCCGCCGGGTGGGCTCCCGATCGACCAGGCGATCGACCTCGGCATCCAGATCGCCGGCGCCATCGCCATGGCCCACGAGACCCAGATCGTGCACCGCGACCTCAAACCGGAGAACGTGATGGTGACGCCAACGGGTCGCGTGAAGGTGCTGGACTTCGGTCTCGCGCGCTTCCACGCCCCCTCGGTGGCCGACGAGACCGCCCGCACGGTGGCCATGCCCACGCAGCTCACGGGCACGCGCGCGATCCTGGGATCGGTGGGCTACATGTCCCCGGAGCAGATCGAGGGCCGGCCGGTCCAAGCGCCTTCGGATGTGTTCTCGCTGGGCATCCTCCTCTACGTGATGCTCACCGGGAGTCGGCCTTTCACGGGCGACTCGGACTGGGCGGTCCTGGCGGCCACGGTCCAGGCCACGCCGCAGCCCGTTCAGTCGCTGCGGCCCGAGGTTCCCGCGGGGCTTGCGCGCATCGTGGCTCGCTGCCTCGAGCGGCGACCGGAAGACCGCTATCTCTCGGCGGTCGCGCTCGCCGAAGACCTGCGGGCGCTGGCGCATGGGCGCAGGCGAGGCGCGACACCTCGGTTCACCCGCGCGGCCTTGTTCACCGGCCTCGTGCTGGCGGCTATCGCGATCACAGTCACGGTGTGGCTTCTCGTGCGCGAGTCTCGCGTGCGGTGGGCACGAGGCACCGCGATCGCCGAGCTGAAACAGCGGACCGCGAAGGGTGACGTGGTGGGAGCCATGGTGATCGCGCGCCGGGCCATGGCGATCGCACCTCAGGACGACCAGCTGCGGGACGCGTGGCGTCATCTTGTCGTGCGTCTGGACCTCGAGAGCCAGCCATCCGGTGCGGAGGTTGCGATTCACAGTTACATCGGTGGCGATGGGTGGCTACCGATCGGACGCACACCCCTCCAGCAGGCGTTCGTCCCGTTCGGTCTCTTGCGGTGGCGGTTCGTGCGACCTGGCTACGACACGCTGGTGATCGGTCGGGGAGGTCGCGGCGTGTTGGAGGCCGCGCTCGTGCAATCCGGAACGGCGCCCGCAGGCATGGTGCTCGTTCCGAGCGGACCGGTCGAGGTCGAGAGCACCAGCGAGTCGGTCGAGCTGCCGGCCTTCTGGCTCGACCGCCATGAAGTCACGAACCGCCAGTACAAGGCCTTCGTGGACGCCGGCGGCTACCGTCGCCGCGAGTTCTGGAAGGAACCATTCGTCCGCGATGGCCGCACGCTGTCGTGGGAGGAAGCCGTCTCCACGTTCCGCGACGCCACCGGCCGCCCGGGGCCTGGGACGTGGGAGTTCGGCGCCTACCCGACGGGCCATGACGATCATCCGGTGACCGGTGTGAGCTGGCACGAGGCCGCCGCCTATGCGGCCTTCGCGGGCCGGCAGCTCCCGACCGTGTACCACTGGTACCGGGCGTCGGGCTCGCAGGACGTCTTTTCAGAGATCATCACGCAGAGCAATTTCAACGCGAAGAATCCCGTGCCGGCGGGAAGCATGGCTGGGCTGGGGCCGTTCGGCACCTACGACATGGCGGGGAACGTGAAGGAGTGGTGCTGGAACGCGGCGGACAGCCGCCGCTACATCCTTGGTGGCGCATGGAACGAGCTGCCCTACGCCTTTCACGATCAGGATGCGCGCTCGCCTTTGGAGCGTGAGGCGACTTTCGGGTTCCGTTGCATGCTGCAGCGGGAGCCGCTGGCCGCCCGGCTAACCCAACCCCTCCATGCTTTCGAGCGCGACCCCGCGAGCCTCGTGCCGGTCGGGGACGAGCTGTTCCAGGCCTATCGACGGCTCTACGACTACGACCCCACGCCGCTCGATGCCCGTGTCGAATCCGGGATCGAGCAGAACCCCGCGTGGCGCGAGGAGCTGGTCACCGTGAACGCGGCCTACGGCGGCGAGCGCCTGCCCAT